A DNA window from Mucilaginibacter xinganensis contains the following coding sequences:
- a CDS encoding FtsW/RodA/SpoVE family cell cycle protein encodes MGSRKKERIFLLLCAVLLGLLFIRLFAVLQNNFTDVARRLKDGTMVNLNAPNPSQNLKKLLEKGYYFDDPKDVDLIESVVASKSKGKQFDNIGELNKQAYYVDADDAFSRGGKSFKDRVLVSRTLLGYTGDDSVRFTQERNNPPVLPSATDLEFAGNTISGSVVNKTGPVPGVLVRLQMILPQDSLYSDEESDEVKTKVKQGKGYQVTYVNDAAGKTHLQALVAYARTDAQGDYTFKNLPADKAFEVLPLQPGFQFGRSLGTEDLDKDVAFVFHQSPHTIRLLSTRDFSILKKEKALIIRTPAEFNEWYWIIAGVFFGCFFLLHFILGWKFPETDQIILPLIMILTGISFITLLNLQDPLRDRFFAKDSLVYLGMGVLAIIALLQFNLRRFTSDSGVFRMLIFKNNRKAANGWPWIVLAMGLLLLTIRFGSGPEGSGVKVNLFGFQPSEIVKYLVIIFLAGFFATNEKFISEYTSWKKRWSFFSFAVIAIAFTLLLFLMLGDMGPAIVICFTFIILFSFSRGDFMFMTLAVVVYVLLSWIFKNVWLSTGLTAAVVLLVFLSKRKTLSESAIMALIIISGFLTIDKVPHLDQLIPGPVQRLVDRKAIWQDAWNNEVYGGDQVANGLWAMSGGGVTGQGVGEGFAKTIPEAHTDMILPAIGESFGWTGIVSIFLLFLVYLHRSIIIGRQTGTPFLFYLCAGIGICTFMQFLLIAGGSTGALPLSGVALPFESYGGSSLVANFLAAGFLLSASGVKGTPVQMSFITKQQDRNLVPALLAACIGILLLIVNISSYLFDSKKWIIKPALVADRSGARMFSYNPRIAILMNKLQAGTLYDRNGRILATSNPGLIKKQENLLNAAGADHYDLDSAMHKRLTRYYPFEDQMFFWTGDENTGIFNGSTNGYFAEYEHAAELRGFKMPVTSFNAHASRFREDRFLPKGVKEMSVAKRDYKAIAPLLFAGINSEEVAAFKKRNRDVQLTVDAQLQTGIQRSMAADTALNDNRVSVVVMEAASGDVLASAVYPLPPVHNYDQLTMPLQEQNKLSQWITTSDLGFTYATQPGSTAKVLTAMASFNKLGLAADEVKFHVSTEERIRTKGIEPDETGVISLERAIAKSNNVYFIKLANEKHLQEDMVNLYLKAGMFLHGVGGYFYNKKPENTAQEEKWRELWRKTEFNTRPRYDPNNIHKTRAKGISGMAWGQGELIATPAAIARLVSGVANNGALVANRFVLKVNDTLQPVKGSIKLANDPRYAALLTKYMIEQSAPKTEILGVKVAGKTGTPERIWKGNSINDGWYVFFAPMAKGKGNIVVCIRVESTKGSSDAVRLAGKDVIPLLLKEGYIKSIVPAGETGTADE; translated from the coding sequence ATGGGGTCGAGAAAAAAAGAACGGATATTTCTTTTACTGTGTGCCGTATTGCTTGGCTTGCTGTTTATCAGGCTGTTTGCTGTGCTGCAGAATAATTTTACTGATGTTGCCCGGCGGCTTAAGGATGGTACTATGGTAAACCTTAATGCGCCCAATCCGTCACAAAATTTAAAAAAACTGCTGGAGAAAGGTTATTATTTTGATGATCCGAAAGATGTTGATCTGATTGAAAGTGTTGTTGCCTCAAAAAGTAAGGGTAAACAATTTGATAATATTGGTGAGCTGAATAAACAAGCTTATTATGTAGATGCGGATGATGCGTTTAGCCGCGGCGGAAAATCCTTTAAAGACAGGGTGCTTGTTTCCCGTACATTATTGGGCTATACAGGTGATGATTCCGTTCGCTTTACCCAGGAAAGAAATAATCCACCGGTGTTACCATCTGCCACAGATTTGGAGTTTGCCGGCAACACGATATCGGGCTCAGTGGTTAATAAAACTGGTCCGGTTCCGGGTGTATTGGTGAGGTTGCAAATGATCTTGCCGCAGGACAGTCTTTATAGTGATGAAGAAAGCGATGAAGTAAAAACAAAGGTTAAACAAGGTAAAGGGTACCAGGTTACCTATGTTAATGATGCCGCCGGTAAAACCCATTTACAGGCATTGGTAGCCTATGCGCGTACGGATGCACAGGGAGATTATACCTTTAAAAATCTTCCTGCCGACAAGGCGTTTGAGGTGTTGCCGCTTCAGCCGGGATTTCAATTTGGACGCTCATTAGGAACGGAAGACCTGGACAAAGATGTAGCTTTTGTTTTTCACCAGTCGCCGCATACCATAAGGCTTTTGAGCACCAGGGATTTTAGCATATTAAAGAAAGAAAAGGCCCTGATCATCCGCACACCTGCTGAATTTAACGAATGGTATTGGATAATTGCAGGCGTATTTTTCGGCTGCTTTTTTCTGCTCCATTTTATTTTAGGCTGGAAATTCCCGGAGACAGATCAAATCATCCTGCCACTGATAATGATATTGACCGGGATTTCATTCATTACGTTATTAAACCTGCAGGATCCGTTACGTGATCGTTTTTTTGCCAAAGATTCGCTGGTTTACCTCGGGATGGGGGTGTTGGCTATTATTGCGTTATTGCAATTTAACCTGCGCCGCTTTACTTCCGATTCGGGCGTGTTCCGGATGCTTATTTTCAAAAATAACCGCAAGGCAGCCAACGGTTGGCCGTGGATAGTCCTGGCGATGGGATTATTGCTGTTGACGATTCGTTTCGGTTCGGGCCCTGAAGGCAGCGGGGTAAAAGTTAACCTTTTTGGTTTTCAACCAAGTGAGATCGTTAAATACCTGGTTATTATATTTTTGGCTGGTTTTTTTGCCACCAACGAGAAGTTTATTAGTGAGTACACAAGCTGGAAAAAACGATGGTCTTTTTTCTCGTTCGCGGTAATAGCAATCGCTTTCACACTTTTATTATTCCTGATGCTTGGCGACATGGGCCCTGCTATTGTGATCTGTTTTACCTTTATCATCCTGTTCTCTTTTTCGCGTGGCGACTTTATGTTTATGACCCTGGCGGTAGTAGTTTATGTGCTGCTGTCCTGGATCTTCAAAAATGTATGGCTGTCAACTGGGCTTACTGCAGCCGTGGTATTGCTGGTGTTTTTATCAAAGCGTAAAACACTGAGCGAATCGGCAATAATGGCGCTTATTATTATTTCCGGTTTTTTAACTATAGACAAGGTTCCGCATCTTGATCAATTGATTCCCGGACCGGTACAGCGGCTTGTTGACCGTAAAGCGATATGGCAGGATGCATGGAACAATGAGGTGTATGGCGGCGACCAGGTAGCTAACGGGCTTTGGGCCATGTCTGGCGGCGGTGTAACCGGGCAGGGCGTCGGCGAAGGCTTTGCAAAAACTATACCTGAGGCGCATACGGATATGATTTTGCCGGCTATCGGCGAAAGCTTCGGCTGGACGGGGATTGTGAGTATTTTCCTCTTGTTTTTAGTGTACCTGCACCGTTCAATCATTATAGGCAGGCAAACTGGTACGCCGTTTCTTTTCTACTTATGCGCGGGCATTGGTATTTGTACGTTTATGCAGTTTTTGTTAATTGCCGGCGGCTCAACAGGGGCTTTGCCGTTATCGGGCGTGGCATTACCTTTTGAAAGCTACGGCGGTTCGTCACTCGTTGCCAATTTCCTGGCCGCTGGTTTTCTTTTGTCGGCGTCAGGTGTAAAGGGTACTCCTGTTCAAATGTCATTTATAACCAAACAGCAGGACCGGAACCTGGTGCCAGCACTTTTAGCAGCTTGTATTGGTATTTTGCTGCTGATAGTAAATATTTCAAGCTATTTGTTTGATAGTAAAAAATGGATCATAAAGCCGGCATTGGTGGCCGACCGGAGCGGGGCGCGCATGTTTAGCTATAACCCGCGCATCGCTATTTTGATGAATAAATTACAAGCGGGTACGCTTTACGACCGGAACGGGCGCATACTTGCTACCAGTAACCCCGGATTAATAAAGAAACAGGAAAATTTATTGAATGCCGCCGGGGCGGATCATTACGACCTGGATTCTGCAATGCATAAACGCCTTACCCGGTATTACCCTTTTGAAGACCAAATGTTTTTTTGGACAGGTGACGAAAATACCGGGATTTTTAATGGTAGTACCAACGGTTACTTTGCTGAATACGAACATGCTGCAGAACTACGTGGCTTTAAAATGCCCGTTACCAGCTTTAATGCTCATGCCAGTCGTTTCAGGGAAGATCGGTTTTTGCCAAAGGGGGTGAAAGAAATGTCAGTAGCTAAAAGAGACTACAAGGCAATTGCACCTTTACTTTTTGCCGGGATAAATAGCGAAGAAGTGGCCGCATTTAAAAAGCGGAATCGCGATGTACAGTTAACGGTGGATGCACAGCTGCAAACGGGGATCCAGCGGTCAATGGCTGCAGATACCGCGCTGAATGACAACAGGGTGTCGGTAGTTGTTATGGAAGCAGCATCAGGCGATGTACTGGCTTCGGCTGTGTACCCATTGCCGCCGGTTCATAATTACGACCAGCTCACCATGCCCTTGCAGGAGCAAAATAAATTATCGCAATGGATAACGACCAGCGATCTTGGGTTTACCTATGCCACACAGCCAGGGTCAACTGCAAAGGTGTTAACTGCTATGGCATCGTTTAATAAACTTGGGTTAGCGGCAGATGAAGTGAAATTTCATGTAAGTACGGAGGAGCGGATCAGAACAAAAGGGATTGAACCCGACGAAACCGGTGTAATAAGCCTGGAAAGGGCGATTGCCAAATCAAATAACGTTTACTTTATAAAGCTTGCCAACGAAAAACATTTGCAGGAAGATATGGTTAACCTGTATCTTAAAGCCGGAATGTTTCTGCACGGGGTAGGTGGTTATTTCTACAACAAGAAACCGGAAAATACTGCCCAGGAAGAAAAATGGCGTGAGCTATGGCGTAAAACAGAGTTCAATACCCGGCCAAGGTACGATCCGAATAATATCCATAAAACGCGCGCTAAAGGCATTTCAGGCATGGCCTGGGGGCAGGGCGAGCTAATAGCGACACCTGCTGCTATAGCCAGGCTGGTTTCAGGCGTAGCTAACAATGGGGCACTGGTTGCAAATCGTTTTGTTTTAAAGGTAAACGACACGCTGCAGCCTGTTAAAGGCAGTATTAAGCTGGCTAACGATCCGCGTTATGCGGCATTGCTTACCAAATACATGATTGAGCAGAGCGCCCCGAAAACAGAAATACTGGGCGTAAAAGTTGCCGGTAAAACGGGGACACCGGAAAGGATTTGGAAAGGTAACAGTATAAATGACGGCTGGTACGTGTTTTTTGCACCAATGGCAAAAGGAAAAGGTAATATTGTGGTGTGTATCAGGGTAGAATCAACCAAAGGATCGTCAGACGCGGTACGGCTTGCCGGCAAGGATGTGATCCCTTTACTGTTGAAAGAAGGATATATTAAAAGTATTGTTCCCGCCGGTGAAACAGGAACGGCAGATGAATAG
- a CDS encoding FHA domain-containing protein, with product MFDLFKRKDNKAPQDVKSLRDTLLRMVKEQLQKSEGGEGRLIKGIHLFIKADVAEKHLYEAAVYLEEKDKFKEEIQRIADDFALDLPENWVMEISFSEDFPQESVKSDTVDAAIFIRTRDHNIQRSASASIRVLNGEAEKEEYIITSSDGKVNIGRESKVQVNDGFFRLNQIAFPGNSANESNKFISRQHAHVEWNNDDACFILYADEGGVPPGNKIKIKSVGNVNLIKLHSTNIGHKLNEGDQIILGESAVLEFSYNPSAI from the coding sequence ATGTTTGATCTGTTTAAAAGAAAAGATAATAAAGCGCCGCAGGATGTAAAAAGCCTTAGGGATACACTGCTTCGCATGGTTAAAGAGCAGCTGCAAAAATCAGAAGGGGGAGAGGGCCGCCTTATTAAGGGGATTCACCTATTTATAAAGGCAGACGTGGCGGAAAAACACCTCTACGAAGCAGCTGTGTACCTGGAAGAAAAAGATAAGTTTAAAGAAGAGATCCAGCGGATAGCTGATGATTTTGCGCTCGATCTTCCCGAAAACTGGGTTATGGAAATTAGCTTCAGCGAAGATTTTCCGCAGGAATCCGTTAAGTCTGATACCGTGGATGCTGCCATATTTATCCGTACCAGGGATCACAATATCCAACGGTCGGCTTCTGCAAGCATCAGGGTGCTAAATGGCGAGGCCGAAAAGGAAGAATATATCATTACATCGTCTGATGGAAAGGTTAACATCGGCCGCGAAAGCAAGGTGCAGGTAAACGATGGTTTTTTCAGGCTCAATCAAATAGCTTTTCCGGGAAATAGTGCAAATGAAAGCAACAAGTTCATCAGCAGGCAACATGCGCATGTGGAATGGAATAATGACGATGCGTGTTTTATTCTTTATGCAGATGAAGGCGGCGTGCCCCCCGGCAATAAAATTAAGATCAAGTCTGTTGGTAATGTAAATTTAATTAAGCTCCATTCTACCAATATCGGGCATAAACTAAATGAAGGTGACCAGATTATTTTGGGAGAGTCGGCAGTGCTGGAGTTTAGCTATAATCCATCAGCAATTTAA
- a CDS encoding serine/threonine protein kinase — protein MSKVFTITEGLENMGALRTGGQGSVYKGRRIGAIISAVKLLPTPIHSESMDDHNYRNFLNEVEKLRKVNEIPNPNVVKILNSGITESGSLPFIEMEFIEGPDLGELLKPPHETIFTIKEVIKLADQLASALSHCHKVGVKHGDIKSNNIKFNIHSGNYVLLDFGLSVMSDEQRRSSMRHAGAIEFMAPEQNEGQMLFQTDIYSYGVVLYELLAGQVPFPLKDNGETARNNVMLSHLEQPVPDVLELRRQNLPQSWPLLQQEKEMQVPAWLLQMIKKCLEKSPDNRFTNGTEIHEVIIENSISESTEGAAGAITALTAENKILQQRLSGYQQAEAGKENTINLSKPVFAGVITLLLASITYGIFKSPAKTTGLNSALRDSTQLAGKKPMADTVKNKKLQVAVPIVNKDTVKAAQKADSIKLARKKALLAKKKLHKKKKKFLGIFPIK, from the coding sequence ATGAGTAAAGTATTTACTATAACAGAAGGCCTGGAGAATATGGGTGCCCTGCGAACGGGTGGCCAGGGTTCTGTATATAAAGGCAGGCGAATAGGTGCTATCATTAGCGCAGTTAAGCTTTTACCAACGCCAATTCATAGCGAAAGTATGGATGACCATAATTATCGCAATTTTTTAAATGAAGTTGAAAAACTCAGAAAGGTAAATGAAATACCTAATCCTAATGTAGTTAAAATACTAAACTCCGGGATAACAGAAAGCGGGTCGCTGCCCTTTATAGAAATGGAGTTTATAGAAGGGCCGGACCTTGGAGAGTTATTAAAACCACCGCACGAAACGATATTCACCATTAAAGAAGTAATAAAACTGGCCGACCAGCTCGCATCTGCACTCTCTCATTGCCATAAAGTAGGTGTGAAGCATGGCGATATAAAAAGCAACAATATCAAATTTAACATCCACTCGGGAAATTATGTGCTGCTTGATTTCGGCCTGTCGGTAATGTCAGACGAACAGCGGCGGAGCAGTATGCGCCACGCCGGCGCTATAGAGTTTATGGCCCCGGAGCAAAACGAGGGGCAAATGCTGTTCCAAACAGATATTTACAGCTATGGGGTTGTATTATATGAGTTGCTGGCCGGGCAGGTTCCGTTTCCTTTAAAGGATAACGGCGAAACTGCAAGAAATAATGTAATGCTATCACACCTGGAACAACCGGTTCCTGATGTGCTGGAACTAAGAAGACAGAACTTGCCTCAGTCATGGCCTTTATTGCAGCAGGAAAAAGAAATGCAGGTTCCGGCATGGCTGCTTCAAATGATAAAGAAATGCCTGGAAAAATCCCCGGATAACCGGTTTACTAATGGCACTGAGATCCACGAAGTAATTATTGAAAACAGTATTTCTGAAAGCACAGAAGGAGCAGCAGGTGCCATAACTGCATTAACAGCAGAAAACAAAATATTACAACAAAGGCTATCAGGATATCAGCAAGCCGAAGCGGGTAAAGAGAATACGATCAATTTATCAAAGCCTGTATTTGCGGGGGTAATAACGCTGCTGTTGGCCTCAATAACCTACGGGATATTTAAATCACCCGCTAAAACAACCGGTTTGAATTCCGCCCTGAGAGATTCAACGCAGTTAGCCGGCAAAAAGCCTATGGCAGATACTGTTAAAAATAAGAAATTACAGGTAGCTGTTCCTATTGTTAATAAAGACACAGTTAAAGCAGCACAAAAAGCAGACAGCATAAAGTTGGCCCGCAAAAAAGCACTGTTGGCTAAAAAGAAATTGCACAAGAAAAAGAAAAAGTTTCTTGGGATTTTCCCGATTAAATAA